The Amblyomma americanum isolate KBUSLIRL-KWMA chromosome 3, ASM5285725v1, whole genome shotgun sequence genome window below encodes:
- the LOC144125542 gene encoding endochitinase-like: MWCVVAVAVYLTAVFLQPSAAVTKGTDAIHGITIPRNKFEVPVVCYYYGWASARPAPMNYRVEDVPLDMCTFVVLAFAGIDDQTFELKSMIPEYQADERRYRNFTNLKTQHLYLKTMLAVGGWHLGGEVFSKMVSKPENRAAFVFSALRWMLDNDFDGLEIIWKYPGYEKRGGKPQDKENFVLLLKELKEAFAAHPLYLTAAVPLEENYLDDGYDIATMQRHVDWFNVLAYDLRGTWNRFTDMHSILYKRRGDSPYFQDLTISEGMKRLVRMGAPKKKLMLGIAYYGRSYVLRNPAKNGVKARIIFGSRAEAGPYVGSDELKGYYEICQDIKSGGWTRVFDDEAKCPYAYRGDQWVGYEDGESVGHKMDFILREGYRGVMVFNNDLDDFRGVCGPKNPLMTVIFNKVGEKALREIMANQTQSSTG; the protein is encoded by the exons ATGTGGTGCGTAGTGGCAGTCGCAGTGTACCTGACAGCAGTTTTCCTGCAGCCATCGGCAGCGGTGACCAAAG GAACTGACGCCATCCACGGCATCACTATACCTCGGAACAAGTTCGAGGTTCCGGTGGTGTGCTACTACTACGGATGGGCTAGTGCGCGTCCTGCCCCGATGAACTACCGGGTGGAAGACGTGCCACTGGACATGTGCACTTTCGTAGTGCTCGCCTTCGCCGGCATCGACGACCAGACCTTCGAACTGAAGAGCATGATTCCCGAATACCAGGCAGATGAAC GAAGGTACCGCAATTTCACCAACCTCAAGACCCAGCACCTGTACCTGAAGACAATGCTGGCTGTCGGCGGCTGGCACCTAGGGGGCGAGGTCTTCTCCAAGATGGTCAGTAAGCCGGAGAACCGGGCCGCGTTCGTGTTCAGTGCGCTGCGCTGGATGCTCGACAACGACTTCGACGGCCTTGAGATCATCTGGAAATATCCGGGCTATGAGAAGCGAGGCGGCAAGCCGCAGGACAAAGAGAACTTCGTACTTCTTCTCAAG GAGCTGAAAGAAGCATTTGCTGCCCATCCGCTGTACTTGACTGCTGCTGTTCCGTTGGAGGAGAATTATCTGGACGATGGCTACGACATAGCCACCATGCAACG ACACGTCGACTGGTTCAACGTCCTCGCGTATGATCTCCGAGGCACCTGGAACCGGTTCACGGACATGCACAGCATCCTCTACAAGAGAAGGGGAGACTCTCCTTACTTCCAGGACTTGACCATC TCTGAAGGAATGAAGAGACTCGTCCGCATGGGTGCCCCGAAGAAGAAGCTCATGCTGGGCATTGCCTACTACGGTCGTTCCTATGTGCTGCGGAACCCCGCGAAGAACGGAGTCAAGGCACGCATAATATTTGGGAGCAGAGCGGAGGCGGGCCCCTACGTTGGATCTGACGAGCTCAAGGGCTACTACGAA ATATGTCAAGATATCAAATCGGGTGGCTGGACTCGAGTGTTTGACGACGAAGCCAAGTGCCCCTACGCCTACCGCGGCGACCAATGGGTTGGGTACGAAGATGGCGAAAGCGTTGGTCACAAG ATGGACTTCATTCTACGTGAAGGCTACCGCGGCGTCATGGTGTTCAACAACGACCTGGACGACTTCCGCGGTGTCTGCGGCCCAAAAAACCCGCTCATGACTGTCATATTCAACAAGGTCGGCGAGAAGGCACTGAGAGAGATCATGGCCAACCAGACGCAGTCCTCAACGGGCTGA